The segment TTCATTGTAACCGTGGCAATAGAAAATATTGGTTTTCATCATCTCAGCCAGCTTGGCCGGTACCTGGTAGTTTCTGATATTTGCCAGCCGCAGGCGTGAGGGGATGCTGACGGCCCGGCAGAGGGCGGCCAGCAGGACTGCTTTCTGGATGCAGTATCCTTTGCCCCGGGAGAGGATAGAGTGGGCCTGGTAGTCTTCTCTGCTGGTGGAAAAGCTGTAAGGGTTATAGCGGACTTCATCACGGACAAAGAGAAAGAGGGTTTTGGCCATTATTTTTGCTTCAGCCAGGGAGCCGGTCAGCTGCCGGGCGGTTTTCTGAATCAGGGAATGATCGCAATCAATAAAATAGCTGGCCTGAAGGTATTGTTTCAAGTCTGATTCTGCCGGTTTTATTTTGCTCATTGATAGGGTGTTCTTTCATATGGTT is part of the Pseudomonadota bacterium genome and harbors:
- a CDS encoding transglutaminase family protein, which produces MSKIKPAESDLKQYLQASYFIDCDHSLIQKTARQLTGSLAEAKIMAKTLFLFVRDEVRYNPYSFSTSREDYQAHSILSRGKGYCIQKAVLLAALCRAVSIPSRLRLANIRNYQVPAKLAEMMKTNIFYCHGYNEIQLDGRWLKATPTFDCFMCERLGINPVNFDGTKDAVFAARTLDGQPHIEYLKQWGPFSDLPFAEIMATFNDNYGKNMVQQWINAGEQHYD